One part of the Amphiura filiformis chromosome 5, Afil_fr2py, whole genome shotgun sequence genome encodes these proteins:
- the LOC140153357 gene encoding poly(A) polymerase beta-like isoform X1 codes for MEPPKTYGITSPISLAEPRPEDWQQTEELVDALKPHGVFENEDELNHRMAVLAKLDKIVKDWILDVSYKKNIPPNIAETVGGKIYTFGSYRLGVHTKGADIDTLCVAPRHIDRTDFFSSFVEIIKTRPETKDFRAVEEAFVPVIKTEFDGIEMDILFARLALQIIPENLDLTDNSLLRNLDQKCVRSLNGCRVTDEILNLVPNKENFRLALRAIKLWAKKRGVYSNALGFLGGVSWAMLVARTCQLYPNAAPSTLVNKFFLVFTQWLWPQPVLLKQPEVGKNDLNFPVWDPRVNVSDRFHLMPIITPAYPQQNSTYNVTLSTKAVMEEELKEGLNVTQEIIQGKTTWDKLFEPNNFFQKYKHYIVLTASAGSEEHQLEWYGLVESKIRILVGNLERNAYIKLAHANPKSFGPPQNEEKSDEFSALWFIGLEFQIIDPSTKVDLTFDIQSFVHTVHRQAMGISMWKEGMKIEAMHVRRKQLKQFLPSSILNKKKSVGGQEPNSAASTPSVTPVGTPQSTPVSTPSSAQQVAKEQDPSSQSTPHRPKANVPLKPTNMSEDEFLYGSTAPVNSSDSPNRRVSIEGPHAAGDSIEITVPGAGAQTKQEGAENRRVVKATGPTEKESQESSDVIMVTPEDSMAFTDSNDSLSQNDQNTPPMVAVAGGQFKRPPSPSPSPDESPSKKAKGEMTGPTPAEAEGENAQDSVQNGQDTTPAVKPDILPPLNTAAMRMRLPSGELPDIASPVAKPTNVVKNSIKLNLK; via the exons ATGGAGCCTCCAAAGACATATGGTATCACTTCTCCCATAAGCTTGGCTGAACCTAGACCGGAGGATTGGCAGCAGACAGAGGAGCTAGTGGATGCTCTCAAACCCCACGGTGTCTTTGAAAATGAAGATGAACTCAATCATCG GATGGCAGTCCTGGCTAAACTGGACAAGATAGTTAAAGACTGGATTCTAGACGTTTCTTACAAAAAGAACATTCCACCCAACATAGCAGAGACAGTGGGAGGCAAGATCTACACATTTGGCTCATATCGTCTGGGAGTACACACAAAAG GTGCTGATATTGATACGCTATGTGTGGCACCAAGACATATAGATCGTACAGATTTCTTCTCTTCATTTGTTGAGATCATCAAAACCAGACCAGAAACAAAAGACTTCCGG GCTGTGGAAGAAGCATTTGTACCAGTAATCAAAACAGAGTTTGATGGGATTGAG ATGGATATCCTGTTTGCAAGGTTAGCTCTGCAGATTATTCCAGAAAATCTTGATTTAACAGATAATTCCCTGCTGAGAAATCTGGACCAGAAGTGTGTGCGTAGTCTTAATG GTTGCCGAGTGACAGATGAAATTCTGAATTTGGttccaaacaaagaaaatttccGTCTTGCTCTGAGAGCAATCAAACTGTGGGCCAAAA AACGTGGTGTGTATTCCAATGCGTTAGGTTTTCTAGGAGGCGTGTCATGGGCCATGTTGGTAGCAAGGACATGTCAATTATATCCCAATGCTGCGCCATCTACTCTTGTCAATAAGTTCTTCTTGGTCTTCACACAGTG GTTATGGCCTCAGCCAGTATTACTGAAGCAGCCTGAAGTGGGGAAAAATGACTTGAATTTTCCTGTGTGGGATCCTAGG GTAAACGTATCGGACCGATTCCATTTGATGCCCATTATCACACCAGCGTATCCACAACAGAACTCTACTTACAATGTGACATTGTCAACCAAAGCTGTCATGGAAGAGGAACTCAAAGAAG GTTTGAATGTCACTCAAGAAATCATACAAGGCAAAACAACGTGGGACAAACTCTTTGAGCCCAACAACTTCTTCCAAAAGTACAA ACATTACATAGTGTTGACTGCAAGCGCAGGATCTGAAGAGCACCAGCTGGAATG GTATGGTCTAGTAGAGTCTAAGATTCGTATCTTGGTTGGAAACCTAGAGAGAAACGCCTACATCAAACTGGCCCATGCTAATCCCAAATCATTTGGACCACCACAGAATGAAGAAAA GTCAGACGAATTCTCTGCTCTGTGGTTCATCGGACTAGAGTTCCAAATCATCGACCCATCAACAAAGGTGGATCTCACTTTCGACATACAGAGTTTTGTACATACTGTACATAGACAAGCAATGGGAATCAGCATGTGGAAAGAAGGCATGAAGATTGAAGCCATGCATGTCAGACG GAAACAACTCAAGCAGTTTCTTCCTAGTAGCATACTGAACAAAAAGAAGTCTGTGGGTGGCCAAGAACCTAACAGCGCAGCAAGCACTCCATCAGTAACCCCAGTGGGCACCCCTCAAAGTACTCCAGTGTCCACTCCATCAAGTGCTCAACAGGTTGCTAAAGAACAAGATCCATCAAGTCAATCTACTCCTCACAGACCTAAAGCCAATGTCCCGTTGAAGCCAACGAACATGTCAGAGGATGAGTTCCTCTATGGTTCTACTGCACCTGTTAACAGTAGTGATTCACCCAATAGAAGGGTGTCTATAGAGGGTCCCCATGCAGCAGGGGACAGTATAGAAATAACAGTGCCTGGTGCAGGGGCACAGACAAAGCAGGAAGGTGCTGAAAATAGACGGGTAGTCAAGGCTACAGGACCAACGGAAAAGGAATCTCAG GAATCAAGTGATGTGATTATGGTCACACCTGAGGATAGTATGGCATTCACAGATAGCAATGACTCGTTATCACAGAATGACCAGAACACGCCACCCATGGTGGCTGTAGCTGGTGGTCAGTTCAAAAGGCCGCCTTCACCCTCACCGTCACCCGATGAATCTCCATCCAAGAAAGCCAAGGGTGAGATGACAGGACCAACTCCAGCAGAAGCAGAGGGGGAAAATGCTCAAGACAGTGTG CAGAATGGCCAGGATACAACACCTGCAGTTAAGCCAGACATTCTACCACCATTGAATACTGCAGCAATGAGAATG AGATTACCCAGTGGAGAGCTACCGGACATCGCCTCTCCAGTCGCCAAGCCAACAAACGTCGTCAAGAATTCCATCAAACTTAACTTAAAATGA
- the LOC140153357 gene encoding poly(A) polymerase beta-like isoform X2 — translation MEPPKTYGITSPISLAEPRPEDWQQTEELVDALKPHGVFENEDELNHRMAVLAKLDKIVKDWILDVSYKKNIPPNIAETVGGKIYTFGSYRLGVHTKGADIDTLCVAPRHIDRTDFFSSFVEIIKTRPETKDFRAVEEAFVPVIKTEFDGIEMDILFARLALQIIPENLDLTDNSLLRNLDQKCVRSLNGCRVTDEILNLVPNKENFRLALRAIKLWAKKRGVYSNALGFLGGVSWAMLVARTCQLYPNAAPSTLVNKFFLVFTQWLWPQPVLLKQPEVGKNDLNFPVWDPRVNVSDRFHLMPIITPAYPQQNSTYNVTLSTKAVMEEELKEGLNVTQEIIQGKTTWDKLFEPNNFFQKYKHYIVLTASAGSEEHQLEWYGLVESKIRILVGNLERNAYIKLAHANPKSFGPPQNEEKSDEFSALWFIGLEFQIIDPSTKVDLTFDIQSFVHTVHRQAMGISMWKEGMKIEAMHVRRKQLKQFLPSSILNKKKSVGGQEPNSAASTPSVTPVGTPQSTPVSTPSSAQQVAKEQDPSSQSTPHRPKANVPLKPTNMSEDEFLYGSTAPVNSSDSPNRRVSIEGPHAAGDSIEITVPGAGAQTKQEGAENRRVVKATGPTEKESQESSDVIMVTPEDSMAFTDSNDSLSQNDQNTPPMVAVAGGQFKRPPSPSPSPDESPSKKAKGEMTGPTPAEAEGENAQDSVNGQDTTPAVKPDILPPLNTAAMRMRLPSGELPDIASPVAKPTNVVKNSIKLNLK, via the exons ATGGAGCCTCCAAAGACATATGGTATCACTTCTCCCATAAGCTTGGCTGAACCTAGACCGGAGGATTGGCAGCAGACAGAGGAGCTAGTGGATGCTCTCAAACCCCACGGTGTCTTTGAAAATGAAGATGAACTCAATCATCG GATGGCAGTCCTGGCTAAACTGGACAAGATAGTTAAAGACTGGATTCTAGACGTTTCTTACAAAAAGAACATTCCACCCAACATAGCAGAGACAGTGGGAGGCAAGATCTACACATTTGGCTCATATCGTCTGGGAGTACACACAAAAG GTGCTGATATTGATACGCTATGTGTGGCACCAAGACATATAGATCGTACAGATTTCTTCTCTTCATTTGTTGAGATCATCAAAACCAGACCAGAAACAAAAGACTTCCGG GCTGTGGAAGAAGCATTTGTACCAGTAATCAAAACAGAGTTTGATGGGATTGAG ATGGATATCCTGTTTGCAAGGTTAGCTCTGCAGATTATTCCAGAAAATCTTGATTTAACAGATAATTCCCTGCTGAGAAATCTGGACCAGAAGTGTGTGCGTAGTCTTAATG GTTGCCGAGTGACAGATGAAATTCTGAATTTGGttccaaacaaagaaaatttccGTCTTGCTCTGAGAGCAATCAAACTGTGGGCCAAAA AACGTGGTGTGTATTCCAATGCGTTAGGTTTTCTAGGAGGCGTGTCATGGGCCATGTTGGTAGCAAGGACATGTCAATTATATCCCAATGCTGCGCCATCTACTCTTGTCAATAAGTTCTTCTTGGTCTTCACACAGTG GTTATGGCCTCAGCCAGTATTACTGAAGCAGCCTGAAGTGGGGAAAAATGACTTGAATTTTCCTGTGTGGGATCCTAGG GTAAACGTATCGGACCGATTCCATTTGATGCCCATTATCACACCAGCGTATCCACAACAGAACTCTACTTACAATGTGACATTGTCAACCAAAGCTGTCATGGAAGAGGAACTCAAAGAAG GTTTGAATGTCACTCAAGAAATCATACAAGGCAAAACAACGTGGGACAAACTCTTTGAGCCCAACAACTTCTTCCAAAAGTACAA ACATTACATAGTGTTGACTGCAAGCGCAGGATCTGAAGAGCACCAGCTGGAATG GTATGGTCTAGTAGAGTCTAAGATTCGTATCTTGGTTGGAAACCTAGAGAGAAACGCCTACATCAAACTGGCCCATGCTAATCCCAAATCATTTGGACCACCACAGAATGAAGAAAA GTCAGACGAATTCTCTGCTCTGTGGTTCATCGGACTAGAGTTCCAAATCATCGACCCATCAACAAAGGTGGATCTCACTTTCGACATACAGAGTTTTGTACATACTGTACATAGACAAGCAATGGGAATCAGCATGTGGAAAGAAGGCATGAAGATTGAAGCCATGCATGTCAGACG GAAACAACTCAAGCAGTTTCTTCCTAGTAGCATACTGAACAAAAAGAAGTCTGTGGGTGGCCAAGAACCTAACAGCGCAGCAAGCACTCCATCAGTAACCCCAGTGGGCACCCCTCAAAGTACTCCAGTGTCCACTCCATCAAGTGCTCAACAGGTTGCTAAAGAACAAGATCCATCAAGTCAATCTACTCCTCACAGACCTAAAGCCAATGTCCCGTTGAAGCCAACGAACATGTCAGAGGATGAGTTCCTCTATGGTTCTACTGCACCTGTTAACAGTAGTGATTCACCCAATAGAAGGGTGTCTATAGAGGGTCCCCATGCAGCAGGGGACAGTATAGAAATAACAGTGCCTGGTGCAGGGGCACAGACAAAGCAGGAAGGTGCTGAAAATAGACGGGTAGTCAAGGCTACAGGACCAACGGAAAAGGAATCTCAG GAATCAAGTGATGTGATTATGGTCACACCTGAGGATAGTATGGCATTCACAGATAGCAATGACTCGTTATCACAGAATGACCAGAACACGCCACCCATGGTGGCTGTAGCTGGTGGTCAGTTCAAAAGGCCGCCTTCACCCTCACCGTCACCCGATGAATCTCCATCCAAGAAAGCCAAGGGTGAGATGACAGGACCAACTCCAGCAGAAGCAGAGGGGGAAAATGCTCAAGACAGTGTG AATGGCCAGGATACAACACCTGCAGTTAAGCCAGACATTCTACCACCATTGAATACTGCAGCAATGAGAATG AGATTACCCAGTGGAGAGCTACCGGACATCGCCTCTCCAGTCGCCAAGCCAACAAACGTCGTCAAGAATTCCATCAAACTTAACTTAAAATGA